From Acidianus brierleyi:
AAGAGTTAAATATGCAATGTGCAACTTTCGACGACATTGTAAATTTAAGGAAAGTGAGAATGCCTATTACGTTGTGGAGTTTAAATAAAATATACAAGGAAATTAACTCACAGATACATATACCTTTTCCTTCTCCCATTAAAATAAACGAATTAACTAAGGGTAAATTAAGTAAAATTCTGTTAAATGATAAAGTATATCTTATTACGAATGAAGGGGATAGAATAGAAGTATAGTTTTTATACTAAACAAATACGTTATACAAAAAACATTGATTGAAGAAAGATTTATTACTATTATAGAGAATTTTCAATTATGTCCACAGAAGAAGTAAATAGAGATATGGAAAGAGCTGAGGAATATGAACAATTAACGCCTAGAACTACTGCACTTGGAGGAAATAAATTCGAGATTTCTACAGGTTTAATAATAGCAGCTAGATATGCGGATAAATTGAGAAGAGTTTCTTTAGTGTCGCTAAGTAAAATGGTACCAAAGGATATTATTATAAGAGATGTTTCAGAGCTTAATAAGAAACTTTACGATGAGATAATAAACAGAAAAATAGATAAGCTTAGCGTTATACGAATTACAGTAACTGCTCATTATGATGCTGATAAGAAGAAAATATTTTTTGATGATGTAAAAATTCAGAGATACTATACTGAAGATGAGTGTAAAAGGCAATATGAAGAAATTGCTAAAGAAAACGAAAAATTGAAATCCGAAATTTCTACAATAAGACAAAAGTTACAAGAGCTTTTAGCCGTAAATAACTTTTAACTTTGAGGATTAATGAGTGTTGAATCAGAACTAAAGTTAAAAATTTTTGTTTCAATTATTTTAACTATAATTTCTGAAATAGTAATAATTTCACTTATTGTAAGCATCTTAAGGTTGCCCTTATTTTTGATAGGTGTTTTCTTAGGTTTATTATGGTTAATACAATGGTTAATATCACCATATCTTGTAGCAAGGGATGCGTACGAGGTTACTCCTATAGATCCTTATTATAGTTGGGTTTATTCTATTGTTAAAAATGTATCGAGAAAAAGTAATATTAAAACACCTAGAATATTTATAGTAAATGAGCCTTTCCCTAATGCTTTTGCTTATGGAAATTATGTATCTGGAAAAAGAATAGGAATAACCAAGCCATTACTTTCCATATTAACTCCTGAAGAATTAGAAGCAGTTATAGGTCATGAAATAGGTCATATAAAGCATGCAGATGTTGAAATAGGTATGGCTATAGGTTTAGTTCCTTCAATAATCGGCTATCTAGGAATGCTTTTAATCAATACAGGTCTAATTTTCTTCCTTTTTATAGAGGATATTTCCGATATTATTTTTGCAATTATATTAATTTCGTTAGGATCCTTAATGTTAGCTATAACATTTTTTATTCAAATATTCGTCCTGTGGTTTAATAGATTGAGAGAGTCATATGCCGATATGTATTCTGTAAAAATCTTAGGGAAAAGGGCATATTATCTTGCTACCGCACTTGCCAAAATAGAAATATATATGAAAAATATTAGAATAGATCCATTTACTGGAATTATTGTAACTGCAACACCAGTTAAAGTTACGTCAAATGATCCAAATCTCCTTTTGGAAGAATGGTTACATAAAAAAATCTCACCTTTTTCTGATATATTTGATACTCATCCTCATCCAGCTAAAAGAGTTAAAATGATATTTGAGCTATTATCCCTTTACTAAGCCTATTACGAAACCAATTATGAAGGCTATAGAATTATACGGTAATAAAGAAACATATTTAGAAGCATAATCTTCTGCTTTGGTAGCATATACTCCTAAATCCATTAATCCGTGTTGAATACTAGATGGCGATATAGCTCCTATTGCAACTAGTATTATAATTATAGCAAGAATAACTATCCCTACTTTAACTATGTTTTTTACTAAATAACCTACTAATAACCCTAAAACGAAAGCTACTATTAGTGAAACTACGTCGCTAGTAGTTATTGAAGATAGCCCAACACTACTTACCATAATGTTCATATTGATAATATATAATTCTAGACAACCTTATAAGTTTACTTGAGAGGGTAAATTTATGAAAGTTCTTAAATATCACCTTAAGGCCAAAATACAAATTAAGGATAAAGAAGAGACCAAGGAACTTACATTTAGGCATCTCATAAATGTTAGGAAATTTATTAATGGCATGAGTAAAAAGTATGACGTTAAATGCTCTAAATTAAATTCTTCTGGAGATGTATATACTACTCAATGCGAAGGAGGAGATTCTACAAAACTATTTTTTGAGGTTAAAAAAGAACGAATAAAGAAACCTAAGGCAGAAAAGAAAGAGGAAAAGAAGGAAGCTAAAAAGGAAAAGAAAGAGGCTGAAAATAGGGAATATCAAGTAGAAAGCAAACCTGAACCGGCAAGCGAAACTAAGCGAGATACGGAAATGGCTCAAGAAAAGAAAGAAAAACAAGAAGAAACTAAAAAAGAAAACTCTTAACAAAAATCTACTTTTTTATATAAAATTTACGCTGGGATAGTCTGTACGTGAGATTGTAAATCTTTCTTTACAGTATCAACCAATTTATTCAAATCTTGTATTAATCTACCGTATAATTCTTCATTATTTACCCAGTATACATAGTTAGGTCTTCCTTTTTGCTTTGTTTGATCGACTACTTTGTCTCTATTTATTAATCCTTTGTAGAGTAGATTATTTATTGATTTACTTATTGATGCCTTAGTTACGTGTAAAGATCCTGCTAATTCATCAGTATCTAATTTCTTTCCTTTTGTCATGAGTAGATGTAGTACTTCAACGTCGCTCTTTGAAAGTCCGTACAGAAACGCTATTACCTCATGAATGTCTACTTCTCTACCATCTGGAAATCTTATTCTTTCTGACATTTTTAATCCTATTAACATAATGTGTTTTTTAACTTAAAAAAACTATACATTCTAATGTATAAAAAAATATACTTTTATGTACTTTAGCTAAGAAAACATCTTTACTTATTTGTGAACTTATGTATAAAAGTACATATTTATATAATTGACGTAGAACGGTGTTAAATTAACAGAGTTAAATATTTTCTCCTCTATTATATATATGCGATTTTTTTATCATGAAAAATAAGTAAAAAGTATGGAATGGAAAACTTATTGCGAAGAATCATATACGAAGGTAATTCCCTATTTAAGGACCGCTATAATAAAAACTCTAGTTAAGAAAGGGATTCCAGTAAAGAAAGCCGTAAAGATTGTAGGAATTTCTACTACTGCCTATGAAAGGCATGTTAACGATAAAAAAGTAAATATGATACTTCAAGATGAGGAACTTGGAGATATGATAGAAGGTGTAACAAGTAGATTATCTACAGGAGAAGTTGTAGAAGCTACTAGTTTCTGTATATTATGCTCAAAATCTAGGAAAGTTTTCGGACTTCAACCTTGTACCTAAATTTATTTTATTTTAAGTATTTTATAGTATATGAAGAATAAGGACATAGTGGCCTTTAGTAGCATTGCTTTCTTTTTGTCTTACTTTTCTAGATTAGCATGGAGTATACTATCTCCGTTTTCTAGCTTAAAGCCTACTATAGAAGATGATGGAATAATTTTTACCTTATTTTTTATAGGTTATGTATCAGTTCAGATACCTGCTGGTATACTTTCTGATAAAATTGGAACTAGGAAAATAATTTTTACCTCTTTATTGGGTATATTTATCTCTTCATTAATTTCTGGATTAGCAGTGAATATAATCCAAGAATTTATAGCCAGCTTTATCATGGGCTTATCTGCTGGCTGGATTTATCCAGTTACAATAAAAATGATTTCTAATTTTTTTAAAGGAAAGGAGCTTGCGATAGCTATGGGTTACTATAGTTTAGCATGGCCACTGTCTCTGGTTTTAGCTGGAGACGTACTTCCATTTGTAGGTACTTCAATAGGATGGCGTTGGGGATATTTTATAATATCGATAATATCTATATCTTCAGCATTATATTCATTAAAGATACCTTATGCTACTTCGCATAAGTCTTCAAGTTTTACTATTATTAGAGACAAAAGTGTTGTAATGATAGCTATAGGCGGATTTCTATTTTTTCTCTCATACTGGAGTATAGCTTTATTTCTTTACAAATATTTATTAGAAACAGTTTATAATCCTTATATCTCTGGTGTAATATACTCTCTAACCGCTTTACCAGGAATTTTTTCTACAATAGTTTCTGGAAAGATTATCAATTTACTAGGAGTCAGAAAGGTATTTATATTATTTATTTCGCCATATGGTATTTTGACTATATCAATATCTTTTGTATATTTTGCAATATTTTTAGGAATAATAGCATCTTTTATGGGTCTGATCAGATTTGTAATAACCCCAGCTAATTCTACTGCAGTAGCGCAAATAGGTAAAGAAAATAGCGGAAGCGTAACAGGATTCGCTAATTTTTTCTGGCAATCGAGCGGAATATTAAGCTCATTCCTCTCAGCTATTATAATTTCGTCATTAGGCTTTAGATTTTTATGGATATTTATGGGTTTAATAACACTGTTATCTGTAATATTTTACTCTTTAATAAGGGTTAGCCAGTAACTTTTAAAACAGCCTATGATTTGGGTATAGTTTTTAATTGGCAAAGGATTAACAACCTTATGTTAAGTTTTAGATACGATTTAAGTTTGAAATTTCTGATAACTTACTTCACTAAACATATACAAAATACTATTATATTATAGAATAATTTTCGGCGTATTTTTAACTTATATTGCATATATTATACATTTATATCATATTTCTTCTTCTTCAGTTATTTTTTAATCTAACTTATGATTTGGGGAAAAATATTTTTAAATATAAGATAACATTTCCATATGTCAAGCAGTTTAGGAATTCAAAAAATAGGACTACGATGGAGTGCAATGTTACTATCGGCATTATGGGCTTGAGTACATCTAGATCTAACATCTGCAGTTTTACCTAATCCTACGGCAACCTTAATCTATAGAATATTTTTCGGATTTACAGCGTCTTTAGCTATAGTAGCCGCAGTAGCTTTTATTCAAGGTATTAGATCGTTATATCTACCTGCTGCAATATTCTATGCAATAGATTTAGCGTTACTTACAGAGACTAGAACAGCACCAGCGTTATTCGTAGGGAAAGTGCTTCCAGTAAACCCGTATGTAGAGATTTCAATAGCACTCGATGTAATATTACTAGCTCTATCCCTAGTACTATGGAAATTCGATAGAAAATAGATAACAAGTTTTTTCTTAAGAAAATCATTTTTTAATATATGAAGCATGAGTTATATGAGGATGTTATAGAAGCCGAAAATTCTTCTCAAGGTTTTGGTATATATAGATATAACAGAGTAATTTCTGTAAATAAATATCTAAATAATGGCAAGTGGATAATAGGGGAAGGAACAGACGAGAATATACCTTTTGATTGTACAAGTCTCATTAGGGAAGAAGTAAAAGATTGGGAAAAAGTAGAGGATATAATAAGAAGATTTACTATAGAAGGTGTTAAGATAACTGTCAAAAGAGTCAAAAGAAGATTACAACACAAAGATAAAATTTGTGAGGAAGATAAAATAGTTAATTATGTTAATTTTAATGGAAATCTTTTCGCATTTACTGGGTCTCCTAGAGACATAGGTGCGGTTTTAGACTATTTGAAAATTGAAACTCCTAGATCCCTAACAAGGATATGGAGTATAGATAGAACCGCAGTAATTTTAGATCCCGAAGCATCGGCAAAAGTTTTCCACGAGATTTTCTCCTTATTAAAAGGGGATTCTCCCAGAGTTAAAAAGAATGAAAAATTATTCTCAGATCTATCTATCTATGATAATCCTGAAAATCCTTTTTCAGTAGGTTTCTATGCTTTTGACGATGAAGGAACAAAAGCCAGGAAAAAGGAAATAATAGGAGACGGGTATGTTTTAGACTATCTAGGTACTTTAACTACAAAGCTAGGAACTCCTGGTAATGGGAGAGGAATAATACCTAAACCAGACTATTTTACTTTGGAAATAAGAAGAGGAGATTGGGGATTTCAAGAAATGATAGAAGATACAAAAAACGGTATTTTAGTTCTTGGAGCTAAATCTACAGAAATAGTAAAGAACAGCGTGAGACTAGTGCCAAGAGAATCTATTCTAATTGGAAATGGAAGTATTATTCTAAGAGAAATTGCCATTCCTTTCCAAGAGTTTCTTACTATAGACGGAATATCAAGGGAAACTAAGAATGTTATTATAGACGAGGAGCACGGGGGTATATCTCCATTTATTAGAATTCACGCTAGACCAATACTATACTAGAAATATTTTTGGCATGATCTATACCATGACGGTATTTTTGGATTATTAATAGAATCCCAATCATCATACGGTTTTATATCTAAAACAGGCGTGCCATTGTATGCATTTATACCTTTAACTGTTAATGTATTTTCTTTTATATTCAATAGTTCCACTACTGAAATTCCAATAGGATTTGGTCTGTTTGGGCTCCTAGTTGAGAATATACCTATGTTTTTCCCATTACACTCTCTCGTGAGAGATTTGAGCGAAGATAAATGCATATAATATATAATAAATAAATGAGAAAATTCTTCTAAGCCTCTTAATCCTTCTGAGTAATCTTTATCTATCACTATATTTACGGGCTCATGTCTAGATGCTCCTTCATTTCTTCTCACATAACCTATGGGTATTAGATTCAATGCCTATAGATCCTCCAGTAATTTTTCAAATCCTTTAATATCTCTTAATGGTAATCCAGTTCCTCCTTTAGTTACCATCAATATTTCAGATACTATACTAAACGCTATATCTTTTTCATTTTTAGAATTTATATCTAGACCAGCAGGTATTCGTAGTTTTCTTAATTTATCTTTATCTATTCCCGCTTCAATTACTCTTTTTAATATAGTTTTGGCTCTTTTCAAGCTCATCACAACTGCTATTTCCTTAGCTCCGCCAAGTATTGACTTTATAATTGCCCACGTATCATAAACATGTTTTGTTGCTATTAGGACATAATTATCTTTTACAATTTCGTCTGGAATTTGGAAAGTAGTTCCTTTTATGACTTCATCTGCCTCATAATCACCAGCAAACGGATCTACTACTATAACGTAATAACCTAGATCTTTAAGATGTTTAGCAACATAAGGCGCTACAGAAATTGTTCTTCCAGTACATTTACTTTCGTCGACCTTTACTGTATCTCTATCACATATTACTGGTTCTTCCATTTCTGCCTCTTTGCTTGATGCAAAAATAACTATTTTCATGATATAATATACGGAAAGCTTGAATAAAAACGTAATTCTTGATTTTAAAAATCTAAACTAAACCACTAGTAAGTATTACAAAACCTACAGTATAAAGTATACCTATAGCAATTTTCCTCATAATTTCATGAGGAATTTTAGGATATATTAGATAAGATAACAAGAGTATCCATAAGAATCCAACAGATCCACCAATAAATGCAGGGAAAACGCTTCCTGTCATAAAATATGCCGATATTTCAAAAAGATTTACTTCTACTCCCTCTCCTAATACTCCTACTAAACCAGTAATAAAAGCACCCTTTGGAGTAGGATAATCGGTAAAAAGGAAATAACTAGCTAATCCCAGGAAAAAGAATCCTAAAATAATTTTCATGAGATATTCTGCAGTATCTGTAATTAAAATTGGCAGCAACATATATATTAAATAGCTAATTAGAAAAACTGATATTACGCCAAAGAAAGTGCCTAAATTTCCCATTTTCTTATCGTTAGATCTTGCCATGTAAGAAAACATTGACATTTCAATACCCTCAAAAGTACATGGAAGAAATGATGCTAAAAAAGGAATTTCCCAACTCATGTCATTTACCTTCTTCTGTATATCCTAGCCAGCATTACTCCGCCTATTAGAAAACCTATGAACGATGCAGTAAAATAGTACTCGCTAACAAATTGGTAAATATTATTGACCTCATAAATATATCCAGATATTCCTAGTGAAATTGTGAATAACAAGAAGGCAGGCTTAAGTAAAGTTCTCTTTTTAAATGATATAAAAAGTATAACGAAAGCTACTGTATCAAGAGGTAATAAGAACATCATTTCTGGTACTGGATACACTTCTGCGTATCCCTTATAGCTGGGAACTGTAGCTATATATCCATAATGTATAGGATACTGTAAAGCTATAGGATACGTCCAGTTATTAGGCTCTAATATTATAGGCTGTCTAGGATTTACATCGAAATTAAAACTTTGTAATATACCGTGAACTCCTCTTTCTGACAAGTTGGTTATATATGGTAAATGAAAATTATAGTCTATAAATCCTAAAATACTGTACCCAGATATTGTATAATTATTTACCCAACCTTCTTTTGCATATGGAGAAATTATCAATAATGGTATTCTTTGGCCCAAACCATAATGATTTATTGAAGGTGGTATTATTTGATCATAATATCCTCCACCTTCGTCAAAAGTTATAAAAATTGCAGTGGAATTCCAGTATTTGCTCTGCATTACTGCATTTATAACACTAACAAGCTCTTTTTCTCCTTTTAATATATTATATGGTGGATGCATATCATATTCGTCATTCGAACATCCTATGAACATAACCCATGATACTGAAGGAAGATTTCCTTTAAGGTCTTCATAAAAGTTAGATATTCCATAGAAATGATTTTTGTATTCAGAAATTCCATTAAATGCATTTAATGGCCAAGGTATTCCTCCAGAATATCCATAAGTGTAATATCCCCAGCTTACGTTATAATAGGAAAGTTGATAAAATATACTAGAATTTAGTGGGCACGTTCCACTAGCATCGTCCGTGTAAAAATTAGGAGGAAATCCAGTTAAGTAAGCTATCCTGTTTGGTTCTGTTAATCCCATTACTGGAGCAAAGTAATTATCTGCGAGAACGTATTCTTCTGCATAATCCCATAGCGGAGCTTCTTGCTCATAGGAGAAGTATGCCATTGATTGAGGTCCAGAATAGTAAACAAATCCATCATCTGTATCAAACCAATAGTCACCATGATAAGAATTCCATCCTTCATAAGGATCTACTGTAGAATAAGCGTCGGCATAATATGGATGAGAATTTCCCAATTCTGGTAGCCATGGTACATTTGGAACGGAAACGTAGTTTAAAGTACCTTTCTTTAATTGTGTATAATTCGTATAAAGACCTTCTGGGTCCATTAGTGATAATGTTATATTATTAACTATAGGCGGATAGCCAAATGGATACGTTCCAAAGAGATTATCAAAAGAATGATTTTCTTCTATAATAATTATAACATGCTTTATTGGAGTTTGTGTGTCTGAGTACGAATGTAGAGGTATGCTTAGTAAAAATAATACTGTAATTGCTAATCCTATAAGACCAATTTTCATAGAACTATTAAAGAAGAAGAGTTATTAAATTCTTATTATAGTGCATTTTATCATATAAACTATAGAGGCTATATATTCCTATTTAGTTTTTATATTTTCTATAATTTCCTTTAAAACTTCTGGATCTTCAAGCATGGTTTCATCAAATTTATTTCCTATAATAGCATCTCTAAGTGCTCTTCTAACTATTTTGCCACTTCTTGATCTAGGCAATCTGTTTACTTTAAATATTTTATCAATAACGTAGATAGGTCCTAATGATTCTTTTATTTTTTCTCTAATCTGATCTTCACTTACATTGCCTACAATGAATACATCTAATTTTTCTCCTTTAATCTCGTCTGGAACTCCAATAGCGGCAACTTCGATTACTCCAGGGATTTCAGAAATTACACTTTCAACTTCCCCGCTGGTTATTCTATGTCCTGCAATTTTTATCATATCGTCTGCTCTTCCCACAATTTTTATATAATTTTCATTTATAATAGCAAGGTCTCCTGTATAATGATATCCAAATTTGAAATATTCCTTGAATTTTTCTTGATTATTTAGTATACCTATAAATTGTGTAGGAAACTTTGATTTCATAACTAAGTAACCAACATCATCTGTATGTTTACCATTTTCGTCTACAGTATCTAATAATGCTCCAGGGAAAGGTACTCCTGCATAACCTTTTCTAGGCTCTACATTCATCGAAAAAGGTATACCAACTACGTATCCAAGTTCTGTTTGTCCATAAACGTCGGTATATTTGTCCGCAAAAGACACATAATCCCAACTTTTTTCGTCCATTATTTCTCCAGCAGTAGCAGCAAATTCTACTCTAGGTATTTTTATCCCTAATTTTACTAGAAGTCTGAGAAGAGTAGGTGAAGTAAAGAAAAGTTTAGGGTTTATTTCATCAATTATTTTAGCTACACGATCTTTTGGATAATCTGGAGCACCTTCCATAAATACTAATGTACCACCGTGAAGTAATGTAGCGTACATAATTCTAGAAAAAGTTATCCAACCTACGTCAGCTGTTGTAAATACTATATCTCCTTCTTTGAGAGAAAACATTATATCAAAAACTGTGTAATCTCCAACCATCCAGGCTCCATGAGGTAAAATAATTCCTTTTGGTTTTCCTGTAGTTCCAGATGTATACATAACTTTTAATGGCTCATTACTTTCAATTTCCTCATATTTATCATATTCATTATCAAAATCAAACTCATTATTTCTGTCAAAAACTATACTTCCTTCTAAATATAATGGAATTTCCTTGCCTCTTCTATATGTCTTATTTGCCTTTATTATGGCATTAGGTTTAAAATCGTCTATTCTTGATTTTACAGCTTCATAACCTAATCCAGCAAATATTAGTGAATATATTGCACCTAATCGAGCGCACGCTAGAATTGATGCTATCGTTTCTATCATATTGGGCATGTAAATTGCTACTCTATCTCCTCTTTTGACTCCTATATCTTTTAATTTTCCTGCAATTCGTCTTGACAATTTATCTAAATCATTATATGAGATCTCTCTGACTTCGTTTTCGCCATACCATATTAGTGCCTTGCCAGAATGGTTCAAGGAATTCATTGCAATATTGGTTTTTCCTCCAATAAACCACTTGTTTTCAAATACCTTATCCCATTTTCTAAACCAATTAAGGGAAGATGCAAAAGGATTCCAATATTTTTCTGGATTTTCCAAGGCTAGTTCGTACGCTGTTTTATAGTCCATGGGATAATTCTTCTGTATTCTCGATAAAAAGCAATTTTCTTAATTTTTCTTCAGGTTCCTTTATAAGATTCTTGTTTAATTGTTTTACTAAATCATCTCGTATTTCTTCCTTGTTTATTTTTTCTAATGTTATTATTCCACCTATAACCGAATGATATCCATAGAAATATCTTACTTTGTTACTCATTAAATTCCTTATAGTTGAAGATCTCATTACTCCTCCTAATAAGTAAACATTATTTACATCTTTTTTTAGTCTATTTACCATTAAATCTATATATTCTGCGGCATTTTTCATTACTTTAAAAGCTAATTCATCATTTTTAGAGAGCTTATCAATATTCACAGCAAAACTAGCTATTAATCTTTTATTTTGTTCTTTAGATAATCGTGTTACTACTTCTCTAAACTCTCCTCCAAAGAATTTTTCAACTTCTTCAGGAATTTTACTTTCCTTTTCTATCTTATCTACACTTCTTATTGCATAAGTTATAGCATTTTTAGCTATCCATGATGCCGATCCTTCGTCTCCAAAAAACCAACCCCAACCTCCTACCCTTATTATTTCTCCATTTTTCTGATAAAACGCTACGCTTCCAGTACCTGGAGCAAAAACAGCTCCATCATTAAACAGATTAGTTGCTCTTAATGCAGAAACTCCATCATTCATTACTATCGAATCTTTAAAAATGTCCTTAGCTATTCTCTCTCCAATTTCTGTAAATTTTTTAGAGTCACCAACTCCTGCAAGAGCAAAAACTGCCTTATTTATTTCTTTAAGTGAGACTGAAGAATTATTTAATGCGTCATTTATAGCTTCCATTATATTTTTCTTGGCTTGCTCCTCTCCTACTTCTGTATAATTTCCAGAAGACGAAATTCCAACACCTAAGATTTCATCTTTATAAACTGCTGCAACAGTCTTAGTAGCTCCACCGTCTACTGCAAGTATCATACAAGTTTGGAAGAAAACAAATTAATGTAGTTAACTAAAATATTGTAATGAATAATCTCGCAGTAATAAAAGACGCGTTGACTGAAAATTTAAATAAACAAATGATGCCTTTCCCATTTGATAAAAAAATTTGCAGTGGATGGACTACTGATTTGCCTAAAACTGGAGATACTATAATTTATACCTCTTGTATGTATCAAATAGAAACTATAGTTCCGATTTTTAATAAATTTCTACCGTATTTGTCATCTCTTAAGTCCCTAATACCTTTAGCTAGTAGACTAAAGCCAAGCAAACAACAAATAGATAGAGCATATCTCATATTAAATAATATAGTAAATGCAATAAAAAAGGAGGGAATAGTTCCAGCATATTTTTACGATGAAGAACCTTATAGTGGAGCTATACTTTTAGAAATGGGATTCCTCACAGAATTTGAAGAATATGGAAAGAAAGTTTATGAATTCTTCAAAAATAAGGGAGTAAAAAGAATAATTACTGTAGATCCTCATACTCATAATGCTTTAACAAGATATAATGACTTTTTCAATTTTGATATTGAAGTGATAAGTTATTTAGAAATTGTAAAACCCAAAAAAATTGAAGGTGAATTCACTATTCATGATTCATGTCTTTATTCTAGATTCCTTAACTTGAGAGATAAATACAGAGAAATGATAACATCATCAGGAATAAAACTTATTGAAGATGATATGTTAACTGGGAAGGATACTTCTTATTGTTGCGGAGGTCCTTTAGCTCCAGTTGATTCGAAAGTAAGTGAAGAAATGGCAAAAGAAAGAGCTAAAGGTTTAAGAAAATTAAGTAAAAAACTATTAGTTACATGTCCTATTTGTTATGCTACTTTATCTCCTCATTTTGAGGGCGAAATTAAAGATATAGCAGAGGTGTTATTATGAGCTGGGAAATAGCTGTCAATAGAGCAATAAATAACAATGTACCTAGAGTATACAAAGTATTAAGGGAATATCCTTATATCATTGAGTTAGCTAAGGAATTAAGAGAAACTAAGCTTAAGGTTCTTAATAATATTGATTATTATATAGATCAGACGCTAAAATCTGTAGAAAAAATTGGAGGAAAAGGATATTTTGTGTCCACACCAGAAGAAGCTAGAGAAATAGTGGGAAAGATTGTAGGAGAAGGAAAAACTGTAGTAATGGGCAAATCGATGGTAGCTTATGAGGCAGGAATTAGAGAATACCTAATAAGAAAAGGTAACGAAGTTTGGGAAACCGATTTAGGAGAGTTCCTCATTCAAATTGGAAATCAACCACCTTCTCACATAATAGCTCCGGCAATACATCTTACAAAAGAGGAAACTGAAAAACTTCTTAAAGATAAAATAGGCGGAGTCAATGAAAATTCTACACATGAGGATTTAGTAAAAAGAGTGAGAGAATTCCTTAGGGAGAAATTCATTAAAGCAGATATAGGTATAACTGGGGCTAATTCTGTAGCTGCTGATACTGGGACTGTAGCACTAGTTGAGAATGAAGGTAATATAAGATTTTCAACTGTAGCTCCCCAGGTTCATATAGCTATTACTGGAGTAGACAAGATTGTCCCAACTCTCCATGATGCTATGATAGAAGTAATGGTTCAAGCAGCATATGCTGGAATTTATCCTCCAACTTACATAAATCTTACTTCAGGACCAAGTTCTACTGCAGACATAGAAATGAAAAGAGTTAATCCAGC
This genomic window contains:
- a CDS encoding zinc metalloprotease HtpX, which gives rise to MSVESELKLKIFVSIILTIISEIVIISLIVSILRLPLFLIGVFLGLLWLIQWLISPYLVARDAYEVTPIDPYYSWVYSIVKNVSRKSNIKTPRIFIVNEPFPNAFAYGNYVSGKRIGITKPLLSILTPEELEAVIGHEIGHIKHADVEIGMAIGLVPSIIGYLGMLLINTGLIFFLFIEDISDIIFAIILISLGSLMLAITFFIQIFVLWFNRLRESYADMYSVKILGKRAYYLATALAKIEIYMKNIRIDPFTGIIVTATPVKVTSNDPNLLLEEWLHKKISPFSDIFDTHPHPAKRVKMIFELLSLY
- a CDS encoding MFS transporter; the protein is MKNKDIVAFSSIAFFLSYFSRLAWSILSPFSSLKPTIEDDGIIFTLFFIGYVSVQIPAGILSDKIGTRKIIFTSLLGIFISSLISGLAVNIIQEFIASFIMGLSAGWIYPVTIKMISNFFKGKELAIAMGYYSLAWPLSLVLAGDVLPFVGTSIGWRWGYFIISIISISSALYSLKIPYATSHKSSSFTIIRDKSVVMIAIGGFLFFLSYWSIALFLYKYLLETVYNPYISGVIYSLTALPGIFSTIVSGKIINLLGVRKVFILFISPYGILTISISFVYFAIFLGIIASFMGLIRFVITPANSTAVAQIGKENSGSVTGFANFFWQSSGILSSFLSAIIISSLGFRFLWIFMGLITLLSVIFYSLIRVSQ
- a CDS encoding transcriptional regulator: MEWKTYCEESYTKVIPYLRTAIIKTLVKKGIPVKKAVKIVGISTTAYERHVNDKKVNMILQDEELGDMIEGVTSRLSTGEVVEATSFCILCSKSRKVFGLQPCT
- a CDS encoding DUF2258 domain-containing protein, yielding MSTEEVNRDMERAEEYEQLTPRTTALGGNKFEISTGLIIAARYADKLRRVSLVSLSKMVPKDIIIRDVSELNKKLYDEIINRKIDKLSVIRITVTAHYDADKKKIFFDDVKIQRYYTEDECKRQYEEIAKENEKLKSEISTIRQKLQELLAVNNF
- the tsaA gene encoding tRNA (N6-threonylcarbamoyladenosine(37)-N6)-methyltransferase TrmO, which produces MNLIPIGYVRRNEGASRHEPVNIVIDKDYSEGLRGLEEFSHLFIIYYMHLSSLKSLTRECNGKNIGIFSTRSPNRPNPIGISVVELLNIKENTLTVKGINAYNGTPVLDIKPYDDWDSINNPKIPSWYRSCQKYF
- a CDS encoding helix-turn-helix domain-containing protein, with protein sequence MSERIRFPDGREVDIHEVIAFLYGLSKSDVEVLHLLMTKGKKLDTDELAGSLHVTKASISKSINNLLYKGLINRDKVVDQTKQKGRPNYVYWVNNEELYGRLIQDLNKLVDTVKKDLQSHVQTIPA
- a CDS encoding XdhC family protein — encoded protein: MKIVIFASSKEAEMEEPVICDRDTVKVDESKCTGRTISVAPYVAKHLKDLGYYVIVVDPFAGDYEADEVIKGTTFQIPDEIVKDNYVLIATKHVYDTWAIIKSILGGAKEIAVVMSLKRAKTILKRVIEAGIDKDKLRKLRIPAGLDINSKNEKDIAFSIVSEILMVTKGGTGLPLRDIKGFEKLLEDL
- a CDS encoding metallopeptidase TldD-related protein; the encoded protein is MKHELYEDVIEAENSSQGFGIYRYNRVISVNKYLNNGKWIIGEGTDENIPFDCTSLIREEVKDWEKVEDIIRRFTIEGVKITVKRVKRRLQHKDKICEEDKIVNYVNFNGNLFAFTGSPRDIGAVLDYLKIETPRSLTRIWSIDRTAVILDPEASAKVFHEIFSLLKGDSPRVKKNEKLFSDLSIYDNPENPFSVGFYAFDDEGTKARKKEIIGDGYVLDYLGTLTTKLGTPGNGRGIIPKPDYFTLEIRRGDWGFQEMIEDTKNGILVLGAKSTEIVKNSVRLVPRESILIGNGSIILREIAIPFQEFLTIDGISRETKNVIIDEEHGGISPFIRIHARPILY